Proteins from a single region of Trichoplusia ni isolate ovarian cell line Hi5 chromosome 3, tn1, whole genome shotgun sequence:
- the LOC113491791 gene encoding uncharacterized protein LOC113491791, with amino-acid sequence MTAIPYENVYPKSDLGCSLLTKCCFCIPLKTCCFVLGYISLVLNFAISMFFVGTLVFLGIYTHGFRYIRYKLDEDGDQIPDEDSLDRSKFNLTIVVIVLVACLNVAWLVMNIVLLIGLHRKKPGHIKTHVTVASMRLILSMVGVLMYGAHTFNSMVFCYTEIGLSAYFILLYYRYALQLEQELKLAENNQTSDVVCNAMFSYPKTIDKINLTEKDDKIAYA; translated from the exons ATGACTGCAATACCGTATGAAAA tgtctaCCCTAAATCGGACCTAGGATGCTCCTTGTTAACGAAATGCTGTTTCTGCATCCCGCTGAAGACTTGCTGCTTCGTTCTAGGATATATTAGTTTG GTTCTGAATTTCGCAATCTCCATGTTTTTTGTTGGAACCTTAGTTTTTTTGGGAATATATACACATGGCTTCCGTTACATTCGCTATAAGCTGGATGAGGATGGTGACCAAATACCTGATGAGGACTCCTTGGATAGATCGAAGTTTAACCTGACCATCGTTGTGATTGTACTAGTGGCTTGTCTGAATGTAGCCTGGCTGGTCATGAATATTGTCCTGCTTATTGGATTGCATAGG AAAAAACCTGGCCACATTAAGACTCATGTGACTGTTGCTTCCATGCGACTTATACTCTCAATGGTGGGCGTGCTTATGTATGGAGCCCATACATTTAACTCTATGGTGTTTTGTTACACTGAAATTG GTTTGTCAGCATACTTCATTCTTCTGTACTACCGGTACGCCTTGCAGCTGGAGCAAGAGCTTAAGTTGGCAGAAAACAACCAGACTTCTGACGTTGTCTGTAACGCTATGTTCTCTTACCCTAAGACCATCGACAAAATTAACTTAACGGAAAAAGATGATAAAATTGCTTACGcgtaa